Proteins from one Flammeovirgaceae bacterium genomic window:
- a CDS encoding transposase codes for MKKIRFTEAQIIGILNEQSQQGQKVSEICRKHGISEPTFYNWRSKYAGMKVDELKRLKELEYENSRLKKIVANQSLEIDAIKDLLTKKF; via the coding sequence ATGAAAAAGATTCGCTTTACCGAAGCCCAGATTATTGGGATTCTCAACGAACAATCACAACAGGGCCAGAAGGTTTCCGAGATATGCCGCAAACATGGCATCAGTGAGCCTACCTTTTACAACTGGCGCAGCAAGTACGCTGGTATGAAAGTGGATGAGCTCAAACGGCTCAAGGAACTGGAGTACGAAAATTCAAGATTGAAGAAAATTGTGGCCAACCAGAGCCTGGAGATTGACGCCATCAAGGATTTACTCACAAAAAAGTTCTAA
- a CDS encoding IS3 family transposase encodes MAYLEEHHKLSHAQACKLVGCSRTNKYYEKRMPAKDAVVKKAIEEVIGSSRKGRTKVIKLVQKKYPELGDSKIRRVYENEGFSLSKKLRRRIKDNPANPISIPLKANQEWAMDFMSDALESGRRIRTLNIIDHFNRQCKGIEVDFNLPARRVIEIVERAIERYGKPLRIRTDNGPEFRSKRFQLWMDDNHIEWSRIQKGKPQQNAIIERFNKTYREDVLDANLFYSIEQANEVSQKWVDDYNHERPHQSLNYQTPMAYAA; translated from the coding sequence TTGGCATACTTGGAAGAGCACCACAAGTTAAGCCATGCTCAGGCGTGTAAATTAGTAGGATGTTCACGGACCAATAAATATTATGAAAAGCGAATGCCTGCTAAAGATGCCGTAGTAAAAAAAGCGATTGAAGAAGTTATTGGCAGCAGCCGTAAAGGAAGGACAAAAGTGATCAAACTGGTACAGAAAAAATATCCAGAACTGGGGGACAGCAAAATCCGCAGGGTATATGAGAACGAAGGTTTTTCGTTGAGTAAAAAATTGCGCAGACGGATTAAAGACAACCCCGCCAATCCTATTTCTATTCCATTAAAAGCTAATCAGGAATGGGCAATGGATTTTATGAGTGATGCGTTGGAGAGTGGCCGAAGGATTCGAACACTCAACATCATTGATCACTTCAATCGTCAGTGCAAAGGAATTGAAGTGGATTTCAATTTGCCCGCTAGAAGAGTAATTGAAATTGTTGAACGTGCCATTGAGCGTTATGGAAAACCACTTAGAATCCGTACCGACAATGGTCCTGAGTTTCGCTCCAAACGCTTTCAGTTATGGATGGACGATAACCACATCGAATGGAGCCGTATCCAAAAAGGAAAACCCCAGCAGAACGCCATCATCGAACGCTTCAACAAAACGTATCGTGAAGATGTGCTGGACGCCAACTTGTTTTATTCCATTGAACAAGCAAACGAGGTGTCGCAAAAATGGGTAGATGACTACAACCATGAGCGGCCACATCAATCGCTCAACTATCAAACACCAATGGCTTATGCAGCATAA
- a CDS encoding IS256 family transposase has translation MLTPGFLKQFRDSKDLNNFIDELFTKGMEQMLEGELDGHLGYAKHSPEGINSGNSRNGKSRKTIKTKRGELEIEVPRDRNSTFEPVLVPKRSRFVEGIEEIIISLYARGMSVRDIETQVREIYGVNVSDATISNVTSRVHTLVTEWQSRPLSSVYFVVWMDGIVFKVRQNGKVINKTIYLAVGLNAQGFKEVLGMWLGENESASFWVSVLTDLRSRGVEDILITSTDNLKGFTEAITSVFAQSVTQICVVHQIRNAMRYVVWKDKKQFVADLKTVYGAPNKKLAIQALDQLDESWGKKYPHAIKSWRANWDNLTHFFDYPIEIRTLIYTTNIIENLNGKIRKYTNNKLSFPDDQAVMKSVYLALREITKKWTLPIRNWPIIVNQFLTIFEERCKI, from the coding sequence ATGCTCACTCCTGGGTTTCTCAAGCAATTTAGGGATTCAAAAGATCTCAACAATTTCATTGACGAGTTATTCACCAAGGGCATGGAGCAAATGCTGGAGGGTGAACTGGACGGCCATCTGGGATATGCAAAACACTCACCGGAAGGTATCAACTCAGGGAACTCACGCAATGGAAAGTCACGCAAGACGATCAAGACGAAACGTGGCGAACTGGAGATCGAAGTACCCCGCGATCGTAACAGCACTTTTGAACCTGTACTGGTACCTAAGCGCAGCCGATTTGTGGAAGGCATTGAAGAAATCATCATTTCTTTGTACGCCCGGGGCATGAGTGTACGTGACATTGAAACTCAAGTTCGTGAAATCTATGGTGTAAATGTTTCGGATGCGACCATCTCTAATGTGACATCGCGGGTACATACCTTGGTGACGGAGTGGCAAAGCAGGCCGCTCTCCTCGGTGTACTTCGTGGTATGGATGGACGGGATCGTGTTCAAAGTCCGCCAGAATGGAAAGGTGATCAACAAAACAATTTACCTGGCCGTAGGCCTTAATGCTCAGGGATTTAAGGAAGTGTTAGGCATGTGGTTAGGTGAAAATGAGAGCGCCTCATTTTGGGTTAGTGTGCTTACCGATTTAAGAAGCCGGGGCGTTGAGGATATCTTAATCACCAGCACGGATAACCTTAAAGGCTTCACTGAAGCAATCACCAGCGTGTTTGCTCAGTCAGTCACTCAGATATGTGTTGTCCACCAGATACGGAACGCGATGCGCTATGTGGTATGGAAAGACAAGAAGCAATTTGTAGCTGATTTGAAAACAGTATACGGGGCTCCAAATAAAAAATTGGCCATACAGGCGTTAGATCAGTTGGATGAAAGCTGGGGTAAAAAATACCCTCACGCCATTAAGTCCTGGAGGGCCAACTGGGATAACCTTACGCACTTCTTTGATTATCCCATCGAAATCAGAACGTTGATCTATACGACAAACATCATCGAAAACCTAAATGGGAAAATCCGTAAGTACACCAATAACAAACTTTCATTCCCGGATGATCAGGCGGTGATGAAATCCGTGTACCTGGCCCTAAGGGAAATCACTAAGAAATGGACCTTGCCTATTCGCAACTGGCCCATAATCGTAAATCAATTTTTAACTATCTTCGAAGAAAGATGCAAAATATAA